ACCAACGGGTACTGTAAAAGTTTCCATTGAATCATCACCCTCCTATTTTAATAGTATGCACAAGCGATGGTCGTAGTGGCTCTTATAACTCATAAAGCAACCTGCCAGGTTATACTTTTTAAAAATATTAAACATGGCAATTGCTTCATAGAAAGTCTCTTTCCAGAAGTCTTTTGTTTCACTTCTGATATTATACTCTTTTCGAACCATAACGACAAATTAATGTTTATTCATATAATTTCGACAAACATCCATAAAAAGGATACGCTTGCTCTACTTATAAAATAGTCACTCTCCCGTCAGCCAGACAATTTCTCCATCCTGAACAACTGGAACAACCGGTAAAATATTGGGAGTTGAACAATATATAATGTCTCTTTCAAGTCCTAAAGACATAAGTCTTTTTCCATGAACAGAGTTACGGATTGCTTCAAGGAGATGATCCTCCAAACTCCGGTATAACATAAGAGCCGCTTCACCTAAATCATTGAGCATAATCTCCGACCCTAATGCATCAATGAACATACCTGCACAAAGAATATCCGGAAGGTCAAACCGTTCTTCTGTTCCGGCACAATAGACGACTATTCCCTGCAGGCGATGGTTATTTTCAAATTCTCTAAGGACTGCTAAAACAATACTTTGCATGTTAACAAAAGAAGCCATCCAGATAATGGGTGCTGCAATTGAATCCCGTATCGCTCGAGTACCATTTGTTGTCGTCATTATGACTCTTCTGCCGCCAACCTTTTCCGGCACATAATCAAAGGGCGAATTGCCCAGATCAAATCCTTCAATTATCAACGAATCTCGCTCTCCTCCTAATAAAGAACCCGGAAGAGTCAGACGTTTCTCCAAAGCTTCTTCAGGGGTAAGGGCAGGAATAATGGCCTGACAGC
This Desulfosporosinus orientis DSM 765 DNA region includes the following protein-coding sequences:
- a CDS encoding 2-phosphosulfolactate phosphatase, encoding MLIEVLPSTGYQRMPYLEDRLVIVIDVLRATSTIVTALANGCQAIIPALTPEEALEKRLTLPGSLLGGERDSLIIEGFDLGNSPFDYVPEKVGGRRVIMTTTNGTRAIRDSIAAPIIWMASFVNMQSIVLAVLREFENNHRLQGIVVYCAGTEERFDLPDILCAGMFIDALGSEIMLNDLGEAALMLYRSLEDHLLEAIRNSVHGKRLMSLGLERDIIYCSTPNILPVVPVVQDGEIVWLTGE